From a single Arachnia propionica genomic region:
- a CDS encoding glycerophosphodiester phosphodiesterase family protein has protein sequence MFRELREGIGGFLRSTGLMFRYLIVTSILRATILFPLFWWAAKYLFAMRGLVSLNNANAGRFLLSVPGALFILLALTLVLLTTLLEVGGFVKLSAIAIWSDSKPSYFAILGSILRSLLKIAGPGLVLLLPLTLVVLPLTGSALNPSFLLTFRIPNFITATILATPQYAVAYWCLVVLMHVVVLMIVFVFHFMLLGDLKALAAIRASIRLIKPNVLRFVTFMFLSALFFALVAALIIGAFAGLYFLIMMAVPADATALATFVGSVFVILLALVIGLMASFVVPLELYLLTNRYYAFLRKLPDSDPLRPLADVTPALPSKKHPSLLDRILGHRIALGCLVTVLVVSIAGIFTITADELTAAPDITVVGHRGGPEDTTVENSMEAVEQSIAAGANYVEMDIQRTRDGHYVVFHDENFSRFTHESRAVQDMTLSEIRELDLGEKSKGRFSNVRVPTLEELLEKSRGRIGIFLELKGKSADQQMVDDAVAALKRHDMLSQVVVISLKYELITGLEERYPEVTSGFIYFLSFGDTAHLVGDYLILEEDAATSDTITQIHEAGKRAAVWTINTEESMQKFVNWPVDAVITDRVRQWQAVAEERRRAAPLDVLMRELIE, from the coding sequence GTGTTCAGGGAACTTCGAGAGGGGATCGGTGGCTTTCTGCGATCCACCGGCCTCATGTTCCGGTATCTGATCGTCACGAGCATTCTCCGAGCCACGATTCTCTTTCCCCTGTTCTGGTGGGCCGCGAAGTACCTGTTCGCGATGCGAGGCCTGGTGTCCCTGAACAACGCCAACGCAGGCCGTTTCCTGCTGTCCGTCCCAGGGGCATTGTTCATCCTGCTCGCCCTGACATTGGTGTTGTTGACGACCTTGCTGGAGGTCGGCGGGTTCGTGAAACTGAGCGCCATCGCAATCTGGAGCGACTCCAAACCCTCTTATTTCGCCATCCTCGGCAGCATTCTCCGTTCCTTGCTTAAGATTGCCGGACCAGGTCTGGTTCTTCTTCTACCGTTAACGCTGGTGGTGCTGCCGTTGACCGGTTCGGCATTGAACCCGAGTTTCCTCCTCACATTCCGCATTCCGAATTTCATCACTGCCACCATCCTTGCCACCCCTCAGTACGCCGTCGCCTACTGGTGTCTCGTGGTCCTGATGCACGTCGTGGTCCTGATGATTGTCTTCGTCTTCCATTTCATGCTGCTCGGCGATCTCAAGGCCCTCGCCGCAATCAGGGCAAGCATTCGCCTGATAAAACCGAACGTGCTGCGTTTCGTGACCTTCATGTTTCTCTCAGCACTGTTTTTCGCTCTCGTCGCTGCGCTCATCATCGGGGCATTCGCAGGCCTTTACTTCTTGATCATGATGGCTGTCCCGGCAGATGCCACAGCCCTCGCGACCTTCGTAGGCTCTGTTTTCGTGATACTGCTGGCCCTGGTGATCGGCCTGATGGCCAGTTTCGTGGTACCGCTGGAACTGTATCTGCTCACCAACCGCTACTACGCCTTCCTGCGGAAGCTGCCCGATTCCGATCCACTCAGACCACTGGCCGACGTCACACCCGCCCTGCCCTCCAAGAAACATCCGAGCCTCCTCGACCGCATCCTGGGGCATCGGATCGCACTCGGTTGTCTCGTCACGGTGCTCGTGGTCAGCATCGCCGGCATCTTCACCATCACCGCCGATGAGTTGACAGCCGCTCCCGACATCACAGTGGTGGGACACCGCGGCGGACCGGAGGACACCACAGTGGAGAACAGCATGGAGGCGGTCGAACAATCGATCGCCGCCGGAGCCAATTACGTCGAGATGGACATCCAACGCACCCGGGATGGCCACTACGTGGTTTTCCACGATGAGAATTTCTCACGGTTTACTCATGAAAGCCGTGCGGTTCAGGACATGACGCTGTCCGAGATCCGCGAGCTGGATCTCGGCGAGAAATCAAAGGGCAGATTCAGTAACGTGAGGGTGCCCACCTTGGAGGAGCTCCTGGAGAAAAGCCGCGGGCGCATCGGGATCTTCCTCGAGCTCAAGGGCAAAAGCGCCGACCAACAAATGGTCGACGACGCCGTGGCGGCCCTGAAACGCCATGACATGCTGAGTCAGGTGGTGGTGATATCGCTCAAATACGAGCTGATCACCGGCCTCGAGGAACGCTACCCCGAGGTGACGAGCGGTTTCATCTATTTCCTGTCCTTCGGGGACACCGCACACCTGGTCGGCGACTACCTGATCCTTGAGGAGGACGCCGCCACCAGCGACACGATCACGCAGATCCACGAGGCCGGTAAACGCGCCGCGGTCTGGACCATCAACACCGAGGAATCGATGCAGAAATTCGTCAACTGGCCGGTGGATGCCGTGATCACCGACCGGGTCCGGCAGTGGCAGGCTGTCGCGGAGGAACGCCGACGGGCCGCCCCACTGGATGTGCTGATGCGTGAGCTCATCGAGTAG
- a CDS encoding DEAD/DEAH box helicase, producing MTSSAFEHLSPAFPQRAAWGTAQSLRAWQVAALELYATTQPRDFLCVATPGAGKTTFALRVAHQLLHTRTVKRVVVVTPTEHLKTQWADAAARVGIHLDPGTGGVKRGRSKQFDGSVVTYAGVSLRAYAYEALCNQVSTLVIFDEIHHAGDTRSWGDGILQGFSEATRRLALTGTPFRSDDSPIPFVTYEESESGVKTSRADYTYGYREALADHVVRPVIFMNYGGQMRWRMRSGEVLDADLGTMLTKDLTAHAWRTALSPTGEWIPAVLRAADQRLTQVRRAIPDAGGLVIATNQTVARAYAKILAEITGKRPAVILSDDAKAGGRIEEFAAGQDRWMVAVRMVSEGVDVPRLAVGVYATSTSTPLFFAQAVGRFVRSRRRGEVATVFLPTVPILLAHAATLERQRDHVLGRPRSEETDIWAETEALIDTANRDEKASDDLLGEFEALDSQATFDHVLFESQAFGMHAEPTSQDELDYLGLPGLLEPEQVSTLLAERQRRQLRRHERKDPKSQPEVPLHRALANQRKELNSLVAQLARLEQRPHSHVHADLRRECGGPPLAQATTEQVAERISRARAWLRR from the coding sequence ATGACTTCCTCCGCGTTCGAACACCTCTCCCCCGCATTCCCGCAGCGCGCCGCCTGGGGCACTGCACAGAGTCTTCGAGCCTGGCAGGTGGCTGCCCTCGAGCTGTACGCGACCACCCAGCCCCGCGATTTCCTGTGCGTGGCCACCCCCGGGGCGGGCAAAACGACCTTCGCGCTGCGTGTCGCCCATCAATTGCTGCACACCCGGACCGTGAAACGCGTCGTGGTGGTGACCCCCACCGAGCACCTCAAAACGCAGTGGGCCGATGCCGCGGCCCGGGTCGGTATTCACCTGGATCCGGGCACCGGAGGGGTGAAGCGGGGACGCTCCAAACAGTTCGACGGATCGGTGGTGACCTACGCGGGGGTTTCCCTGCGCGCCTACGCCTACGAGGCGCTGTGCAACCAGGTTTCCACCCTGGTGATCTTCGACGAGATCCACCACGCGGGCGATACCCGGAGCTGGGGGGACGGCATCCTGCAGGGTTTTTCCGAGGCCACCCGCCGCCTGGCGCTCACCGGCACCCCATTCCGCTCCGATGACAGCCCGATCCCCTTCGTGACCTACGAGGAATCCGAATCGGGGGTGAAGACCTCGCGGGCCGACTACACCTACGGCTACCGGGAGGCCCTGGCGGACCACGTGGTGCGGCCCGTGATCTTCATGAACTACGGCGGGCAGATGCGTTGGCGGATGCGTTCCGGGGAGGTGCTCGACGCCGACCTGGGAACGATGCTCACCAAGGATCTGACCGCCCACGCCTGGCGCACCGCCCTGTCTCCAACAGGCGAGTGGATTCCCGCCGTGCTGCGGGCCGCCGACCAGCGCCTGACACAGGTGCGTCGGGCCATTCCCGATGCGGGTGGCCTGGTAATAGCCACCAATCAGACCGTGGCGCGCGCCTACGCGAAGATCCTGGCAGAGATCACGGGGAAACGCCCTGCTGTGATCCTCTCCGACGACGCTAAGGCCGGCGGAAGAATCGAGGAGTTCGCCGCGGGCCAGGACCGCTGGATGGTGGCGGTTCGGATGGTCTCGGAGGGAGTGGATGTACCGCGGCTGGCAGTCGGGGTATATGCGACGTCCACCTCGACGCCGTTGTTCTTCGCCCAAGCAGTGGGCAGATTCGTGCGTTCGAGGCGACGCGGTGAGGTGGCGACAGTGTTCCTACCCACTGTCCCGATCCTGCTGGCCCACGCCGCGACGTTGGAGCGGCAACGCGACCACGTGCTAGGACGTCCCCGCTCCGAGGAAACCGACATCTGGGCGGAGACAGAGGCCCTCATCGATACAGCTAATCGCGACGAAAAAGCCTCCGATGACCTCCTCGGCGAGTTCGAGGCCCTCGACTCCCAGGCCACGTTCGACCACGTGCTGTTCGAGTCCCAGGCCTTCGGGATGCACGCCGAACCCACCTCACAGGACGAACTCGACTACCTGGGTCTGCCCGGTCTCCTGGAACCCGAGCAGGTGAGCACCCTCTTGGCCGAGCGGCAACGCCGCCAGCTCAGACGGCACGAACGCAAGGACCCGAAGTCGCAGCCGGAGGTGCCGCTGCACCGGGCGCTCGCGAACCAGCGCAAGGAGCTCAACTCCCTGGTGGCCCAGTTGGCCCGTTTGGAACAACGCCCCCACAGCCACGTCCACGCCGACCTGCGCCGCGAGTGCGGCGGCCCACCGCTTGCCCAGGCAACGACCGAACAGGTTGCTGAACGCATCTCCAGGGCCAGGGCTTGGCTCAGACGCTGA
- a CDS encoding DUF2207 domain-containing protein, producing MKRHGLQGLLALIIILLTAFLAAPRAWADESAPINHWNVDVDLSREGVAHVNAELEMDFSDTRGRGPVFVLPTRQPGGEDGQFYRYKISGIQVSSSTAPDQTQTTEDKEGNIQVRVGDASRYLHEKHTYQISYTVTGLIAPDHPKSHLDEFNWNVIGNWRGKINNLTVKVTGPENISKTACWTGSNYTQSCASNRSGKTATYRLPSINPGTPVQVVAGFSAGTFPGVKQDVEYRRTLGNSFSLTPITGAATLVTTAGAAFAIVKFRNRYARDEAYLGVTPGLSPRAGQKEHIGFLPEDLNIAVQFHPPKNATPGEIGTLIDANADFIDVSASIIDLAVRGYLVITAQKDGDHLLTRTKKNQEELADYEKKLLSKLFQSGDKVALKELGDEKYDGLDSEIRDMLYLRVAELGWFRESPSSMRWTGKAIGFFTIVMGSLLSGVFGYGLGWGLVFLPVVAVGIAVLMMSGKFGKRTAKGSAALVQARGFELYLRTAEADKLRFEEGIDIFSRYLPYAMIFGVAQRWTELFAQLKQTNRFEADTSWYRGVNLHTSNNAFYTRFNNFCYDFSDAMVTAHEAARASSYSSSSFSSSSYTSSGSSGGSGFSGGGGFSGGGFSGGSW from the coding sequence GTGAAACGACACGGACTGCAGGGACTACTGGCGCTGATCATCATCCTGTTGACCGCTTTCCTGGCCGCCCCTCGGGCGTGGGCCGACGAATCGGCTCCGATCAACCACTGGAACGTGGACGTCGACCTGTCTCGGGAGGGGGTGGCGCATGTGAACGCCGAACTCGAGATGGACTTCTCCGACACCCGAGGGCGAGGCCCGGTTTTCGTCCTGCCTACCCGGCAACCGGGCGGAGAGGATGGCCAGTTCTACCGCTACAAGATCTCCGGCATCCAGGTCAGCTCCTCCACAGCCCCGGACCAGACCCAGACCACCGAGGACAAGGAAGGCAACATCCAGGTTCGGGTCGGCGACGCGTCCCGATATCTCCATGAGAAACACACCTATCAGATCAGCTATACCGTGACCGGATTGATCGCTCCCGACCATCCGAAGAGCCACCTCGACGAGTTCAACTGGAACGTCATCGGCAACTGGCGGGGCAAAATCAACAATCTCACGGTGAAGGTCACCGGTCCCGAGAACATCTCAAAGACAGCCTGCTGGACTGGAAGCAACTACACGCAGTCCTGCGCATCCAACCGCAGCGGGAAAACAGCCACCTACCGCCTGCCCTCGATCAATCCCGGAACACCCGTTCAGGTAGTGGCGGGATTCTCTGCGGGTACCTTCCCCGGGGTGAAGCAAGATGTGGAATACCGGCGAACCCTCGGCAACTCTTTCTCCTTGACTCCGATCACGGGGGCAGCGACGCTGGTGACGACCGCTGGGGCTGCTTTCGCCATCGTCAAGTTCCGCAACCGGTACGCACGGGACGAGGCCTACCTCGGCGTGACCCCTGGTTTGAGCCCACGCGCCGGTCAAAAAGAACACATCGGTTTTCTCCCGGAAGACCTGAACATCGCGGTCCAATTCCATCCCCCAAAGAACGCCACCCCGGGTGAGATCGGCACCCTGATAGACGCGAATGCCGACTTCATTGATGTCTCCGCCTCGATCATCGACCTTGCTGTTCGCGGCTATTTGGTGATCACCGCCCAGAAGGACGGAGATCACCTGCTCACTCGAACCAAGAAGAACCAGGAGGAACTCGCCGACTACGAGAAGAAGCTGCTGTCAAAGCTCTTCCAGTCGGGCGATAAGGTCGCACTGAAGGAGCTTGGCGACGAGAAATACGACGGCCTGGATTCCGAGATCCGGGATATGCTCTATCTGCGGGTAGCGGAACTCGGTTGGTTTCGTGAAAGCCCGAGTTCCATGCGCTGGACCGGGAAAGCCATCGGCTTTTTCACCATCGTCATGGGAAGCTTGCTCTCTGGAGTCTTCGGGTACGGTCTCGGGTGGGGCTTAGTGTTCCTTCCCGTCGTGGCGGTCGGTATCGCGGTGCTCATGATGTCCGGCAAGTTCGGGAAACGCACGGCCAAAGGATCAGCTGCCCTGGTCCAGGCACGTGGTTTCGAACTCTATCTGCGCACCGCTGAAGCGGATAAATTGCGTTTCGAGGAAGGCATTGACATTTTCAGCCGCTATCTTCCCTACGCCATGATCTTCGGCGTGGCGCAGCGGTGGACAGAACTGTTCGCCCAGCTCAAACAGACGAACCGTTTCGAGGCCGACACGTCTTGGTATCGAGGGGTCAATCTCCATACCTCGAACAACGCTTTTTACACCAGGTTCAACAATTTCTGCTACGACTTCTCCGATGCCATGGTCACGGCCCATGAAGCAGCAAGAGCGAGCAGCTACAGTTCGAGTTCCTTCTCCTCATCCAGCTACACCTCCTCCGGATCCTCGGGAGGTTCCGGTTTTTCAGGTGGCGGCGGGTTCTCTGGAGGCGGTTTCAGCGGCGGATCGTGGTAA
- a CDS encoding purine-nucleoside phosphorylase, with amino-acid sequence MSDDPKKLAHEAVEFLSSRFGVDRIDLALVLGSGWSAGADQLGEELGEITLGAVPGFKAPVVKGHGGFLKLIRTSGGRITAVLTGRTHYYEGRGVDPVVHGVRTVAAWGATTLVLTNGCGGLNPAWAPGSVVLIRDHINLTGATPLRGATFIDMTDAYSDRLRDLARSVAPDLPEGVYVQFHGPQYETPAEVRMAGLLGGDLVGMSTALETIAAREAGLEVLGLSLVTNAAAGLADSGLDHTEVLQAGRDAGPRLASLLAGIVGVL; translated from the coding sequence ATGAGCGATGACCCCAAGAAGTTGGCGCACGAGGCCGTCGAGTTTCTCTCCTCTCGTTTCGGCGTGGATCGCATCGACCTGGCATTGGTGCTGGGTTCTGGCTGGTCTGCCGGAGCCGATCAGCTGGGGGAAGAGCTCGGCGAGATCACGCTCGGCGCGGTGCCGGGTTTCAAAGCCCCCGTCGTGAAAGGTCACGGTGGTTTTCTGAAACTGATCAGGACCTCTGGCGGCAGGATCACTGCTGTCTTGACGGGCCGTACCCACTACTACGAGGGCCGGGGGGTCGACCCGGTGGTCCACGGGGTGCGCACCGTCGCTGCCTGGGGCGCCACGACCCTGGTCCTCACCAACGGTTGCGGTGGGCTGAACCCGGCGTGGGCGCCGGGCAGCGTCGTGCTGATCCGCGACCACATCAACCTGACTGGCGCCACTCCGTTGCGGGGAGCCACTTTCATTGACATGACCGATGCCTACTCGGATCGGCTGCGTGACCTGGCACGCAGTGTTGCCCCGGATCTACCCGAGGGCGTCTATGTGCAGTTCCACGGCCCTCAGTACGAAACCCCTGCCGAGGTGCGGATGGCGGGACTGCTGGGGGGAGACCTGGTCGGGATGTCGACCGCGCTCGAGACCATTGCCGCCCGCGAGGCCGGGTTGGAGGTGCTGGGGCTCTCCCTGGTGACCAACGCCGCCGCGGGTCTGGCGGATTCGGGGCTCGATCACACCGAGGTGCTGCAGGCCGGGCGCGACGCCGGTCCACGGCTGGCCTCGTTGCTGGCGGGAATAGTGGGTGTGTTGTGA
- a CDS encoding phospho-sugar mutase yields the protein MTARNAARSWLAVDSDPDTRAELEELLRSADSGDPKASEAIEDAFSGPLTFGTAGLRGRMGAGPNRMNRLVVTQAAIGLADWLKEHGHAGGQVLVGHDARHKSEEFARDTAEILAGAGFAVLLTGKPVPTPLVSFGIRRYGCVAGIVVTASHNPAADNGYKVYLGDGSQIIPPTDTQIAARIAAHPVDSLAQLPRSSSYKVMCDQITRDYVTHGADLIPEGAAREITWVHTAMHGVGARTIRELTRAAGFPPAHEVPEQAEPDPNFPTVAFPNPEEPGAIDMALALAGSTRADLVVANDPDADRCAVAAVIDDRWRMLTGDELGLLLADHMIRRGAKGVLASSVVSSGALTALAAARGRDHVTTLTGFKWIGRVPDLAFGYEEAIGYCCDPGTVPDKDGLTAALMVLELAAGLRAEGLTLADRLDELTAELGIHATSQIAIRVSDLSLITDAMARLRQNPPTSLLHAPVTYRDLAEGTSGLPPTDAVELSGDEVHVVVRPSGTEPKLKCYLEVRLTPEKSRVGATARLVVEPRLMALREQMQSVLGLG from the coding sequence GTGACCGCCCGGAATGCTGCCCGCTCCTGGCTGGCGGTCGACTCCGACCCGGACACCCGCGCCGAGCTCGAGGAACTGCTGAGGTCAGCCGATTCCGGGGATCCGAAAGCTTCAGAAGCAATCGAGGATGCATTCAGCGGTCCCCTCACCTTCGGCACAGCCGGACTCAGAGGCAGGATGGGAGCTGGCCCGAACCGCATGAACCGCCTGGTGGTCACCCAGGCCGCGATTGGCTTGGCCGACTGGCTGAAGGAACATGGCCACGCAGGTGGACAGGTGCTGGTCGGCCACGACGCCCGCCACAAGTCCGAGGAATTCGCCCGCGACACCGCGGAGATCCTGGCCGGGGCGGGGTTCGCGGTGCTGCTCACAGGAAAACCTGTCCCGACTCCCCTGGTTTCCTTCGGCATCCGCCGATACGGCTGCGTTGCGGGGATCGTCGTGACGGCCTCCCACAACCCGGCAGCTGACAACGGATACAAGGTCTACCTCGGTGACGGATCGCAGATCATCCCACCAACGGACACGCAGATCGCCGCCCGCATCGCCGCCCACCCCGTCGATTCCCTCGCCCAGCTTCCACGCAGCTCCTCATACAAGGTGATGTGCGATCAGATCACCCGCGACTACGTGACCCACGGCGCCGACCTCATCCCGGAGGGGGCTGCCCGCGAGATCACCTGGGTACACACCGCGATGCATGGCGTGGGGGCCCGCACCATCCGGGAGCTGACCAGAGCGGCGGGGTTCCCTCCCGCCCACGAGGTTCCAGAACAAGCCGAACCGGATCCGAACTTCCCCACCGTCGCCTTCCCGAACCCGGAGGAACCAGGTGCGATCGACATGGCCCTGGCGCTGGCTGGAAGTACCAGGGCTGATCTGGTGGTGGCGAACGACCCCGACGCCGACAGATGCGCAGTCGCCGCTGTCATCGACGACCGGTGGCGGATGCTGACGGGCGACGAACTGGGCTTGCTGCTCGCCGACCACATGATCCGTCGAGGCGCGAAGGGGGTGCTGGCCAGTTCGGTGGTCTCCTCCGGTGCCCTCACCGCGCTGGCCGCCGCGAGAGGACGAGATCACGTCACCACCCTCACCGGTTTCAAGTGGATCGGAAGGGTTCCGGATCTGGCCTTCGGCTACGAGGAGGCCATCGGCTACTGCTGCGATCCCGGAACGGTCCCGGACAAGGACGGCCTGACCGCGGCTCTCATGGTTCTCGAACTTGCCGCCGGATTGCGGGCCGAGGGCCTCACCCTGGCTGACCGGTTGGATGAACTGACCGCCGAACTGGGGATCCACGCCACGTCCCAGATAGCGATCCGCGTCAGTGATCTCTCCCTGATCACCGATGCCATGGCCAGACTGCGCCAGAATCCACCCACATCCCTCCTGCATGCGCCCGTCACCTACCGCGACCTGGCTGAGGGCACATCCGGCCTTCCCCCGACCGACGCGGTGGAGCTGTCCGGTGACGAGGTGCACGTAGTGGTGCGTCCATCCGGGACCGAGCCGAAGCTGAAGTGCTACCTGGAGGTGCGGCTGACTCCCGAGAAGTCCCGGGTCGGCGCAACAGCAAGATTGGTTGTCGAACCCCGGTTGATGGCGCTTCGAGAACAGATGCAGTCCGTCCTCGGACTGGGCTGA
- a CDS encoding DUF2207 domain-containing protein: protein MCRLFKGLFLVITVVLVGLANSPRAWADDAAPVNRWKTTVNLSSDGIAHIEYEFEMDFSKVEGRGPVIAFPERQRTNIEREWLNFGISNIDVSSPSGANSETKISHEDGNVSIRVGEKNTVYHVPQTYRISYDITGLIATNNSQSGLDEFSWNPIAGGKSEIRNFQVIITGPADISKTACWRTRDLKTPCTSSASGTTASYSVDTIPSDEPIQVVAGFPAGTFPGVTQNVTKDPTLVELASEAYSLNPVTGATTAALGAGAVAGLLAIRNRKARDEVFINLTPGLAPADGETARVGKRRGKANVAVAFQPPQGTRPGEIGTLMDATANSVDISATIIDLAVRGYLTLAPLPKKGHVLKRTDKSSTHELADYERRLLRSIFKAGKSVTLKELRSEQYGDVQSRTKKNLYAQVMSLGWFRDDPRKARNSALALGIVLAVAGLAGSLFLGLVFGWGLIPLPIALFGIGLIFLSRRFGSRTAQGSAVLEQARGFELYLRTAEKDQLKFEEGIDVFSRYLPYAMIFGVTERWTKLFAQLGAEGCYQADTSWYHGTDLYHSTGLFYAGLNSFSQDFSHSLSQATAAAAAAQAASSSSSGDSGFSGGGGFSGGGASVGSW, encoded by the coding sequence ATGTGTAGGCTTTTCAAAGGGTTGTTCCTCGTCATCACGGTGGTTCTCGTGGGATTGGCGAACAGCCCACGAGCTTGGGCCGACGACGCCGCGCCCGTGAACCGGTGGAAAACCACCGTCAATCTTTCCAGCGACGGGATTGCCCACATCGAGTATGAGTTCGAGATGGATTTCTCCAAGGTCGAAGGACGTGGACCTGTCATCGCTTTCCCTGAAAGGCAACGAACCAACATTGAGCGAGAGTGGTTGAACTTTGGGATTTCCAACATTGACGTGAGTTCTCCCAGTGGCGCCAATTCCGAGACAAAGATCAGCCACGAGGACGGAAACGTCAGCATCCGAGTGGGAGAAAAGAACACGGTCTACCACGTCCCTCAGACCTATCGAATCAGCTATGACATCACTGGGTTGATCGCCACAAACAACTCCCAGAGCGGTTTGGATGAGTTCAGTTGGAACCCCATCGCAGGTGGAAAATCAGAAATCCGGAATTTCCAGGTGATAATCACCGGCCCAGCAGACATCTCGAAGACCGCCTGCTGGCGTACCAGAGACCTGAAAACCCCTTGCACGTCCAGCGCCAGCGGCACCACAGCGTCGTACTCCGTGGACACGATCCCGAGCGACGAGCCGATTCAAGTGGTGGCTGGCTTCCCGGCAGGCACCTTCCCCGGGGTTACCCAGAACGTGACGAAGGACCCCACTCTTGTGGAGCTTGCCTCAGAGGCTTATTCGCTGAATCCGGTGACGGGCGCCACCACTGCAGCGCTGGGAGCAGGGGCCGTGGCGGGGTTGTTGGCAATACGGAACCGGAAGGCCCGGGACGAGGTGTTCATTAATCTCACTCCAGGACTGGCCCCAGCCGATGGCGAGACAGCCCGAGTGGGGAAACGCCGGGGCAAGGCGAACGTGGCTGTCGCCTTCCAACCGCCCCAAGGTACCCGCCCCGGAGAGATCGGCACCCTGATGGACGCCACCGCCAACTCCGTGGACATCTCTGCAACCATCATCGACCTGGCCGTCCGTGGTTACCTCACGCTAGCCCCCCTCCCCAAGAAGGGCCACGTACTGAAACGCACCGACAAAAGCAGCACACACGAGCTGGCCGACTATGAACGGCGACTCCTCCGCAGCATCTTCAAAGCCGGGAAAAGCGTCACCCTCAAGGAGCTGAGAAGTGAGCAATACGGTGATGTGCAGAGCAGGACGAAGAAGAATCTCTACGCCCAGGTGATGTCGCTCGGATGGTTCCGCGATGATCCACGAAAGGCGCGCAACTCTGCGCTGGCCCTGGGGATTGTCCTGGCCGTTGCAGGCTTGGCTGGCAGCCTGTTCCTGGGGCTGGTATTCGGCTGGGGTCTGATTCCCCTACCGATCGCTTTGTTCGGCATCGGGTTGATTTTCCTTTCCCGCCGTTTCGGGAGCCGTACGGCCCAAGGATCGGCGGTGCTCGAGCAGGCGCGAGGTTTCGAGCTGTACCTGCGTACCGCGGAAAAGGACCAACTCAAATTCGAAGAAGGTATCGATGTCTTCAGCCGCTACCTGCCTTACGCCATGATCTTCGGCGTCACCGAACGCTGGACCAAACTATTCGCCCAGCTCGGCGCCGAGGGCTGCTACCAAGCTGACACTTCCTGGTACCACGGCACGGATCTTTACCACTCCACAGGCCTTTTCTACGCAGGCCTCAACAGCTTCTCCCAGGATTTCTCGCACTCACTGTCACAGGCCACAGCCGCTGCGGCCGCAGCGCAGGCAGCCTCAAGCAGTTCTTCCGGAGACTCGGGATTTTCCGGAGGAGGCGGATTTTCCGGCGGGGGTGCCAGCGTGGGTTCATGGTGA